Proteins encoded by one window of Blautia luti:
- a CDS encoding CapA family protein — MAIHKKDPRNRSAATRKRELYKKSRYYQESRQKLYIAGGIGAFILVFILILAGIRGCSNYRNSKAAEKAAAQDAVSMNVNSETSSESADAVVTDPVSLTLSVVGDCTLGTDETFDYDTSLNAYYENYGSAYFLQNVKSIFSQDDLTIANFEGTLTESDAREDKTFAFKGPASFTSILTDGSVEAVNTANNHSHDYGDQSYEDTMTALDAAGIVHFGYDKTAVMDVKGIKVGMVGIYELKDHLEREQQLKDNIAKVKADGAQLIVVIFHWGNETETVPDSNQTTLGRLAIDEGADLVCGHHPHVLQGIETYKGKNIIYSLGNFCFGGNSSPSDMDTMIYQQTFTITSEGVQADNVTNVIPCSISSAAYEGYNNYQPTPAEGDEAARILAKINERSADIQTAEGTTFTAVYNNATSSSDSSSADTADIDTGSETSDDSSNIDTGDDSEE, encoded by the coding sequence ATGGCAATACATAAGAAAGATCCCCGCAACCGTTCTGCAGCAACGCGTAAGCGGGAATTGTATAAGAAATCACGGTATTACCAGGAATCACGGCAGAAGCTGTATATTGCAGGCGGGATCGGCGCCTTTATCCTGGTGTTTATTCTGATCCTGGCGGGTATCCGCGGATGCAGTAATTACAGAAATTCCAAAGCAGCCGAAAAGGCCGCTGCTCAGGACGCGGTATCTATGAATGTAAACAGCGAAACTTCTTCCGAATCTGCAGATGCTGTTGTCACGGATCCGGTTTCTCTAACTTTAAGTGTGGTAGGAGACTGTACTCTGGGTACAGATGAGACTTTTGACTATGATACCAGCCTGAATGCTTATTATGAAAACTACGGCTCCGCTTATTTCCTTCAGAATGTAAAAAGCATTTTTTCACAGGATGATCTGACCATTGCCAATTTCGAGGGAACTTTGACCGAATCCGACGCAAGGGAGGATAAAACTTTTGCATTTAAGGGACCTGCTTCTTTTACCTCCATCCTTACAGATGGTTCTGTGGAAGCGGTAAATACAGCCAATAACCACAGTCATGATTACGGAGATCAGAGCTACGAAGATACCATGACCGCGCTGGATGCGGCAGGGATCGTACATTTCGGTTATGATAAGACCGCTGTTATGGATGTGAAAGGGATTAAAGTAGGGATGGTCGGCATTTACGAGCTGAAAGATCATCTGGAGCGAGAACAGCAGTTAAAGGATAATATCGCGAAAGTAAAAGCCGATGGTGCCCAGCTGATCGTGGTGATCTTCCACTGGGGAAATGAAACAGAGACCGTTCCGGACAGTAATCAGACTACTCTGGGACGTCTGGCAATCGATGAAGGTGCAGATCTGGTATGTGGACATCATCCTCATGTTCTGCAGGGAATCGAGACCTACAAAGGCAAAAATATCATCTACAGTCTGGGAAATTTCTGTTTCGGCGGAAACAGTTCTCCAAGTGATATGGACACTATGATCTACCAGCAGACGTTTACCATTACTTCAGAGGGAGTACAGGCAGATAATGTGACCAATGTGATCCCCTGTTCCATTTCTTCGGCTGCTTACGAAGGATATAATAATTATCAGCCAACTCCGGCTGAGGGAGACGAAGCAGCCCGAATCCTGGCGAAGATCAATGAAAGAAGTGCGGATATTCAGACTGCAGAGGGAACTACTTTTACAGCAGTTTATAATAATGCTACCAGTTCTTCAGACAGTAGTTCCGCAGATACTGCAGATATTGATACCGGAAGCGAAACTTCGGATGACAGTTCCAATATTGACACCGGAGATGATTCAGAAGAATAA
- a CDS encoding deoxyribonuclease IV — MLYIGNHTSSSKGYAAMGWQMLKNGGNTFAFFTRNPRGGKAKEIDPSDVEKFLELARENEFGKLVAHAPYTMNCCAAKENLRDFARETMSDDLKRMEYTPGNYYNFHPGSHVGQGAETGIKKISEILNEVLTREQSTTVLLETMSGKGSEVGRNFQELRQIIDRVECKEKLGICLDTCHVWDGGYDIVNDLDGVLKEFDQVIGLERLKAIHLNDSMNGLGSHKDRHARIGEGEIGLEALLRVINHPAVRGIPFILETPNDDEGWAREIALLRNGYKEN; from the coding sequence ATGTTATATATAGGGAATCATACAAGTTCATCCAAGGGTTATGCAGCCATGGGGTGGCAGATGCTGAAAAACGGCGGAAATACCTTTGCTTTTTTTACCCGGAATCCCAGAGGTGGGAAAGCGAAAGAGATTGATCCATCTGATGTAGAGAAGTTTCTGGAGCTTGCCAGGGAGAATGAGTTTGGAAAACTGGTAGCACATGCACCGTATACCATGAATTGCTGTGCAGCCAAAGAGAATCTGAGAGATTTTGCCAGGGAGACCATGTCAGATGATCTGAAACGCATGGAATATACACCGGGAAACTATTACAATTTTCATCCCGGCAGTCATGTAGGTCAGGGAGCAGAAACCGGCATTAAGAAGATCTCAGAGATCCTGAACGAAGTTCTGACGAGAGAACAGAGCACAACGGTACTGCTGGAAACCATGTCAGGAAAGGGCTCTGAGGTAGGACGGAATTTCCAGGAACTGAGGCAGATCATTGACCGGGTAGAATGTAAGGAGAAGCTGGGAATCTGTCTGGATACCTGTCATGTGTGGGATGGCGGCTATGATATTGTGAATGATCTGGATGGCGTGCTGAAAGAATTTGACCAGGTGATCGGCCTGGAACGGTTAAAGGCTATCCATCTAAATGATAGTATGAACGGTCTTGGCAGTCATAAAGACCGTCATGCGCGGATCGGAGAGGGAGAGATTGGTCTGGAAGCCCTGCTTCGCGTGATCAATCATCCGGCAGTCAGGGGAATCCCGTTTATTCTGGAAACGCCCAATGACGATGAGGGATGGGCGAGAGAAATCGCTCTTCTCAGAAATGGTTATAAGGAGAACTAA
- a CDS encoding 2-hydroxyacid dehydrogenase, giving the protein MKILFYGTKNYDEEFFEKLLPSYPGIEIKFTEANIHEETASLARGYEAICAFVNADLGTQVIKELNEQGVKLILMRCAGYNNVDLKTAHKYGMKVLRVPGYSPEAVAEHAMALALTANRHTHKAYIKCRENNFALSGLMGVNFYQKTAGIIGTGKIGQAMAKICKGFGMRVIAYDLFPNKSLDYLEYVSLDELLATSDLISLHCPLTEETQHIINEETIAKMKDGVILVNTSRGGLIKTDDLISGIRDHKFFAVGLDVYEEETDFVFEDMSERILQSSITQRLLSFPNVVMTSHQGFFTREALTNIAETTMENAKAFMNGEQLVNEVLS; this is encoded by the coding sequence ATGAAAATTTTATTTTACGGCACAAAAAACTACGACGAGGAATTTTTCGAAAAGCTTCTTCCCTCTTATCCGGGTATAGAGATCAAATTTACAGAAGCCAACATTCACGAAGAGACCGCTTCCCTTGCCAGAGGCTATGAGGCAATCTGTGCGTTCGTTAATGCAGATCTGGGTACTCAGGTAATCAAAGAGCTGAATGAACAGGGTGTCAAACTGATCCTTATGCGCTGCGCAGGTTATAACAATGTAGACCTGAAAACAGCTCACAAATACGGCATGAAGGTTCTCCGTGTTCCGGGATATTCTCCGGAAGCAGTTGCGGAACATGCAATGGCTCTTGCACTTACAGCCAACCGCCATACTCATAAAGCTTATATCAAATGCCGCGAGAATAACTTCGCATTAAGCGGTCTGATGGGCGTAAACTTCTACCAGAAAACTGCAGGTATCATCGGAACCGGTAAGATTGGCCAGGCTATGGCAAAGATCTGCAAAGGCTTCGGTATGAGAGTGATCGCCTATGACCTTTTCCCAAATAAAAGCCTGGATTATCTGGAATATGTTTCCCTGGATGAGCTTCTGGCAACCAGTGATCTCATCAGTCTTCACTGCCCGCTGACAGAGGAAACCCAGCACATCATCAATGAAGAAACTATCGCCAAAATGAAAGATGGAGTAATCCTTGTAAATACTTCCCGCGGCGGCCTGATCAAGACAGATGATCTGATCTCCGGTATCCGTGACCACAAATTCTTCGCAGTTGGCCTGGATGTTTATGAAGAGGAAACTGACTTCGTATTCGAGGATATGTCTGAACGTATCCTGCAAAGCTCCATTACCCAGCGTCTTCTGTCTTTCCCGAATGTTGTCATGACTTCCCACCAGGGATTCTTCACCAGAGAGGCTCTCACAAATATCGCAGAGACTACCATGGAGAATGCGAAAGCATTCATGAACGGCGAGCAACTGGTAAATGAAGTACTTTCATAA
- a CDS encoding barstar family protein gives MQEVYVNGEEFDKAEDVWEYLKEELGLEAGDVGGLYDALTELSDDTKITIDMSQVADDDLLDAMEHMVEVMEEAAGESDYLEVVCIE, from the coding sequence ATGCAGGAAGTATATGTGAACGGTGAAGAATTTGATAAAGCAGAGGATGTCTGGGAGTATCTGAAGGAAGAACTTGGACTGGAAGCAGGAGATGTCGGTGGCCTTTATGATGCGCTTACAGAATTAAGTGATGATACGAAGATCACCATAGATATGTCACAGGTGGCAGATGATGATCTTCTGGATGCTATGGAACATATGGTTGAGGTGATGGAAGAGGCAGCAGGAGAGAGCGATTATCTGGAAGTTGTCTGTATAGAATAA
- the aroA gene encoding 3-phosphoshikimate 1-carboxyvinyltransferase, translated as MEIKKQTHLSGELTVPGDKSISHRAVMFGSLAQGTTRITHFLEGADCLSTISCFRKMGIDIERNASEILVHGKGLHGLSTPSGVLDVGNSGTTTRLISGILAGQSFTSELNGDASIQSRPMKRIMTPLLSMGADIVSLKDNSCAPLRITGKPLHATHYQSPVASAQVKSCVLLAGMYADGVTKVTEPVLSRNHTEIMLNYFGANVTSQGTTASIEPEPVLNGREIKVPGDISSAAYFIAAGLLTPGSEILLKNVGINPTRDGMLRVCRAMGADITLLNASAEGEPTADLLIRTSSLHGTTVEGEIIPTLIDEIPMIAVMAAFAEGTTVIKDAQELKVKESDRIAVVTEGLKRMGADIQPTDDGMIIHGGRPLHGAEINSYLDHRIAMSFAVAGTICDGTLTIKDGDCVKISYPEFYEDLYSLDK; from the coding sequence ATGGAAATAAAAAAGCAGACACATCTGTCAGGAGAGCTGACTGTACCGGGGGACAAGTCCATTTCCCACCGTGCAGTTATGTTTGGCTCTCTTGCACAGGGTACTACCAGGATCACACATTTTCTGGAGGGAGCAGACTGTCTCTCTACCATCTCCTGTTTCCGGAAAATGGGAATTGATATTGAAAGAAATGCTTCAGAAATTCTGGTTCATGGCAAGGGACTTCACGGACTGAGCACTCCGTCCGGAGTTCTGGATGTGGGAAACAGTGGAACTACCACAAGACTGATCTCCGGAATCCTGGCCGGGCAGTCTTTTACCAGTGAATTAAACGGTGATGCTTCTATCCAGTCCCGTCCTATGAAGAGAATCATGACTCCTCTTCTCTCTATGGGTGCTGATATCGTAAGTCTGAAAGACAACAGCTGTGCACCTTTACGTATTACAGGGAAACCTTTACATGCCACACATTATCAGTCACCGGTGGCTTCTGCACAGGTAAAATCCTGTGTACTTCTGGCAGGTATGTATGCAGATGGTGTCACCAAAGTCACAGAGCCGGTGCTTTCCAGAAATCATACGGAGATCATGCTGAATTATTTCGGTGCAAATGTAACTTCTCAGGGTACAACCGCTTCCATCGAACCGGAGCCTGTACTGAACGGCCGGGAGATCAAAGTTCCGGGAGATATTTCTTCTGCTGCTTATTTTATTGCAGCGGGACTTCTTACACCCGGAAGTGAGATCCTTCTTAAGAATGTAGGCATCAACCCTACCAGGGATGGAATGCTTCGTGTATGCAGGGCTATGGGAGCTGATATCACTTTACTTAACGCCAGCGCAGAAGGGGAGCCTACTGCAGATCTGCTGATCCGCACAAGCAGCCTCCACGGAACTACTGTTGAGGGCGAGATTATCCCCACACTGATCGATGAGATCCCGATGATTGCAGTGATGGCGGCTTTCGCAGAAGGAACTACTGTGATCAAAGACGCGCAGGAACTGAAGGTAAAAGAATCCGACCGTATCGCTGTGGTAACAGAAGGGCTGAAACGTATGGGTGCCGATATCCAGCCAACAGATGACGGAATGATCATCCATGGCGGCAGACCCCTTCATGGTGCAGAGATCAATTCTTATCTGGATCATCGTATCGCCATGTCTTTCGCTGTGGCAGGAACCATCTGTGACGGAACACTTACTATCAAAGACGGAGACTGCGTAAAGATCTCCTATCCTGAATTTTATGAAGACCTGTATTCTCTTGATAAATAA
- a CDS encoding prephenate dehydrogenase: MKTIGFIGLGLIGGSIARAIRKYHEDYHILAYDRDRETLATAVSSNMIDAVCEEQDERFKKCDYIFLCAPVEFNVKYLEYFKENIGPDTIITDVGSVKGIIHKEVERLGMESCFIGGHPMAGSEKTGFESSSDRLIENAYYIITPGGEVPLEKLTDFTEMISSLGAIPMVLTSEEHDFITAGVSHLPHIIASALVNLVNMLDSDQEYMKTIAAGGFRDITRIASSSPVMWEQICVENNQNISNVLDDYIRLLIQIRCFVDNKDSKSLYQMFASSRDYRDSIDVVDNGLLKKAYVLYLDIADEAGGIATIATILAMEKISIKNIGIIHNREFEEGVLKIEFYDGTSMEKGAALLRKRNYIVYER; this comes from the coding sequence CGGATCAATTGCCAGGGCCATCCGGAAATACCACGAAGATTACCATATCCTTGCCTATGACAGGGACAGGGAAACACTTGCCACAGCAGTCAGCAGCAATATGATCGACGCAGTGTGTGAAGAACAGGATGAACGGTTTAAGAAATGTGATTATATTTTCCTGTGCGCACCGGTTGAATTTAATGTGAAATATCTGGAATATTTCAAGGAGAATATCGGTCCTGACACCATCATCACAGATGTCGGCAGTGTGAAGGGCATTATCCATAAAGAAGTGGAGCGTCTGGGAATGGAGTCATGTTTCATCGGCGGTCATCCCATGGCAGGTTCTGAGAAGACCGGTTTCGAATCTTCCAGTGACCGTCTGATCGAGAATGCCTACTATATCATCACTCCCGGCGGCGAGGTGCCTCTGGAGAAGCTGACAGATTTCACAGAGATGATTTCTTCCCTGGGTGCTATCCCTATGGTTCTTACCAGCGAAGAACACGACTTCATCACTGCCGGAGTCAGTCATCTGCCTCATATCATCGCTTCTGCGCTGGTAAATCTGGTCAACATGTTAGACAGTGACCAGGAATATATGAAAACTATTGCAGCGGGAGGTTTCCGCGATATTACGCGTATTGCCTCTTCTTCTCCTGTTATGTGGGAGCAGATCTGTGTGGAAAATAATCAGAATATTTCCAATGTACTGGACGATTATATCCGCCTCCTGATCCAGATCCGCTGCTTCGTGGATAACAAGGATTCCAAGAGCCTGTATCAGATGTTTGCAAGTTCCAGGGATTACCGTGATTCTATCGATGTAGTAGACAACGGACTTCTGAAGAAAGCTTATGTCCTGTATCTGGACATTGCCGATGAGGCCGGTGGTATCGCTACTATCGCAACGATCCTGGCCATGGAGAAGATCAGTATCAAGAATATCGGTATCATTCACAACCGTGAATTCGAGGAAGGTGTTCTGAAGATTGAATTCTATGATGGCACCTCTATGGAAAAGGGTGCCGCACTTCTCAGAAAGAGAAATTATATCGTTTACGAGCGTTAA